The genomic window TGCCCAGCAGGGTACACCCCTTGGCCATCAGAGTGATGGCCGAGATAGGCATAGATATCTCACAACAGCGATCGAAAGGTCTAGAGGAGTTCGATGGACAAGCGTTTGATTGTATCATTACGGTCTGCTCCAATGCCGCAGAGACCTGCCCATTTTTTTCCGGTGGCAAGAAGCAGATTCACCACGGGTTTGATGACCCGTCGAGTGTGGACGGAACTGAGGAAGAAAAGGTCGATGCATTCCGCAAGAGCCGGGATGAGATCAATAAGTGGATCAGCGATACATTAGTAAGGTCTGAGACTTAAGGAGTGAGCATCATGGCCTCGAAGGTCTCTAAGAAAGAATGCTGCGATAATGTGATGAATCTACCCGA from Methanomassiliicoccus sp. includes these protein-coding regions:
- a CDS encoding arsenate reductase ArsC; this translates as MKSVLFICTHNSARSQMAEGLANALYPDLLMAKSAGTVPSRVHPLAIRVMAEIGIDISQQRSKGLEEFDGQAFDCIITVCSNAAETCPFFSGGKKQIHHGFDDPSSVDGTEEEKVDAFRKSRDEINKWISDTLVRSET